One genomic region from Arthrobacter sp. YN encodes:
- the map gene encoding type I methionyl aminopeptidase — protein sequence MAFGQPRIEYKTNEQMRKMQEAGLVLSRALDAAVAAAKPGVTTKDLDDVFAAVLNDAGAKSNFLGYHGFPATICTSVNEEVVHGIPGTKVLNDGDIISIDGGCIVDGWHSDSARTVIVGAADPEDQRLSDVTEAAMWRGIAALANGKFVGDIGNAIDDYVSSVHGKPLGILEDYVGHGIGSEMHMAPDVLNYRTGHRGPKIRPGLCLAIEPMLVRGGIETATLDDDWTVVTTDGKRSCQWEHSVAVHEKGIWVLSAPDGGAEQLAPLGVVPVPIP from the coding sequence ATGGCGTTCGGTCAGCCCCGCATTGAATACAAGACCAACGAGCAGATGCGCAAGATGCAGGAGGCCGGGCTTGTCCTGAGCCGTGCACTTGACGCTGCAGTTGCGGCGGCCAAGCCGGGCGTCACCACCAAAGACCTGGACGATGTTTTTGCCGCAGTCCTCAACGATGCAGGAGCCAAGTCCAACTTCCTTGGCTATCACGGCTTCCCGGCCACAATTTGCACCTCCGTCAACGAGGAGGTGGTCCATGGCATCCCCGGGACCAAAGTCCTCAACGATGGTGACATCATTTCCATCGACGGCGGCTGCATCGTGGACGGCTGGCATTCAGACTCTGCGAGGACGGTCATCGTGGGTGCCGCCGATCCCGAAGACCAGCGGCTCTCCGACGTCACTGAGGCTGCCATGTGGCGCGGCATCGCCGCCCTTGCCAACGGAAAGTTCGTCGGTGACATCGGCAACGCGATTGATGACTATGTGTCCTCCGTCCATGGCAAGCCATTGGGCATCCTGGAAGATTACGTAGGGCACGGCATTGGTTCCGAAATGCACATGGCTCCGGATGTGCTGAACTACCGGACCGGCCACCGCGGACCGAAGATCCGCCCCGGCCTGTGCCTGGCCATCGAACCCATGCTGGTGCGCGGTGGTATCGAAACCGCCACCCTCGACGACGACTGGACCGTTGTCACCACCGACGGCAAGCGTTCCTGCCAGTGGGAGCATTCTGTCGCCGTCCACGAAAAGGGCATCTGGGTCCTGTCCGCCCCGGATGGAGGCGCCGAGCAGTTGGCGCCGCTCGGCGTCGTGCCTGTACCAATCCCGTAA
- a CDS encoding NAD-dependent epimerase/dehydratase family protein — translation MRIAVTGATGFIGGAVASAAEAQGWEVVRFARQHGAGLNYWDLTGLPPARLPAVDAVVHAAAHVADWGAPALFHRANVLGTRAVAEAFAGTRLVHISSSSVYPWWEACVNRAEDEVATRHLNAYGHSKALADVEARRHGNAVALRPHGVYGPGDRTLLPRLISNIRRGHLLSVGHAQVKHQLTHVDNLAQAVLASCRSEIRGAVNVGDAEPVELGGVLRQVLDASGLRGVDIRYLPEPAAMALAGISEAASRASGRKPRLTRYAVNQLGRERTYRLERLRRELGIEPISTTVSDAGKWFKHGA, via the coding sequence GTGAGGATCGCAGTCACCGGCGCCACTGGATTCATCGGGGGAGCCGTAGCCAGCGCCGCGGAGGCCCAGGGATGGGAGGTGGTCCGCTTCGCGAGGCAGCACGGAGCCGGCCTGAATTACTGGGATCTGACCGGGCTGCCCCCAGCGCGGCTTCCCGCCGTTGACGCGGTGGTGCACGCCGCAGCACACGTTGCCGATTGGGGTGCTCCTGCCCTCTTCCACCGGGCCAACGTCCTGGGCACCCGTGCCGTAGCCGAGGCCTTCGCCGGAACCCGCCTGGTCCACATCTCCAGTTCCAGCGTCTACCCGTGGTGGGAAGCATGCGTCAACCGGGCTGAGGACGAGGTAGCCACGCGCCACCTGAATGCCTACGGACACAGCAAGGCGCTCGCCGACGTCGAAGCGCGTCGCCATGGCAATGCCGTGGCACTGCGCCCGCACGGTGTCTACGGGCCGGGGGACCGGACGCTGCTGCCACGTCTGATCAGCAACATCCGCCGAGGCCATTTGCTGAGTGTCGGACATGCCCAGGTGAAACATCAATTGACGCACGTGGACAATCTGGCACAAGCCGTCTTGGCCTCCTGCCGCTCGGAAATCCGGGGCGCCGTCAACGTGGGGGACGCGGAGCCTGTTGAATTGGGTGGAGTGCTGCGCCAGGTTCTGGACGCCTCTGGACTCCGCGGCGTGGACATCAGGTACCTTCCCGAGCCGGCGGCCATGGCTTTGGCGGGCATTTCAGAGGCGGCTTCCCGGGCGAGCGGCCGGAAGCCACGGCTCACACGCTACGCGGTCAACCAACTCGGGCGGGAGCGAACCTACCGTTTGGAACGCCTCCGACGAGAGCTGGGAATCGAGCCAATTTCGACCACAGTCTCGGATGCGGGAAAATGGTTCAAGCACGGAGCCTGA